In Solanum pennellii chromosome 7, SPENNV200, the following are encoded in one genomic region:
- the LOC107026433 gene encoding peptidyl-prolyl cis-trans isomerase CYP28, chloroplastic, whose protein sequence is MGCSATLLPTPPHLRRHSTSAFPPSPHINRRNLLFFSTTLTFPSTISTSVAAPPPSPDTTITERVFLDFSICPNYFTNRNLGDDLSNCADSEPIGRLVLGLYGNLVPITVSNFKAMCTGSSGSTYKGTLVQKIFPGQFFMAGRQGRRDKGEVKPPLKLIRNVESIESKAFLLEHSRAGVISLPLAENDDDDDLKLNPNYHNVEFLITTGPGPCPQLDSKNIVFGTVLEGLDIVTTIAAIPTYKPSENIRQYNDFAELIGDGRAKTARAIWNKPLKTVYISDCGELKVAKPTLSPSLP, encoded by the exons ATGGGCTGCTCCGCCACCCTCCTCCCTACTCCTCCTCATCTCCGCCGTCACTCCACCTCCGCCTTCCCTCCTTCTCCCCACATCAACCGACGTAACCTCCTCTTCTTCTCCACCACTCTCACATTTCCCTCAACCATCTCTACCTCCGTCGCTGCCCCACCGCCGTCACCGGACACTACTATCACTGAACGAGTCTTCTTAGACTTCAGTATATGTCCTAATTACTTCACAAACAGGAATCTAGGAGATGATCTATCTAATTGCGCTGATTCTGAACCAATTGGTCGACTTGTTTTAGGGCTTTACGGTAACCTAGTTCCGATTACTGTTTCCAATTTCAAAGCTATGTGTACTGGTTCGTCTGGATCGACTTATAAGGGTACTTTGGTCCAGAAGATTTTTCCGGGACAGTTTTTTATGGCGGGGAGACAGGGGAGAAGAGATAAAGGAGAAGTGAAACCGCCATTGAAGTTAATTAGGAATGTGGAGTCAATTGAATCTAAAGCTTTTCTTTTGGAACATTCTAGAGCTGGAGTTATTTCATTGCCTTTAGCtgagaatgatgatgatgatgatcttAAGCTGAATCCAAATTATCATAATGTGGAGTTTTTGATTACTACTGGACCTGGACCTTGTCCTCAGCTTGATAGCAAAAACATTGTTTTTGGAACTGTTCTTGAAG GTTTGGATATAGTGACAACCATAGCTGCCATTCCCACTTATAAACCATCCGAAAACATTCGACAATATAATGATTTTGCTGAGCTTATTGGAGATGGAAGAGCAAAAACTGCCCGCGCAATCTGGAATAAACCACTCAAGACTGTTTATATCAGTGATTGTGGAGAACTCAAAGTAGCAAAGCCTACACTTTCTCCTAGCCTACCTTGA
- the LOC107025907 gene encoding homeobox protein knotted-1-like LET12, translating into MEFQDHFSQEMVLHQQQQQQQQQQQQNAVLRSMLPESPHHDARKSPPTWLNTSLLRQQHSQFGNASSPSSAAAAAAVAGGNNFLHLQTSNSDSSNSNQWLSPTAAAGGGGNAGGGGHNDELSESMNFAKKMSQQHSGGGEENNNNNNNNNNEEENSWEREKCKADILNHPLYDQLLSAHVSCLRIATPVDQLPRIDAQLAQSQNVVAKYSVLGQGQPPLDDKDLDQFMTHYVLLLSSFKEQLQQHVRVHAMEAVMACWELEQSLQSLTGVAPGEGTGATMSDDDDDQADSDTNFLDGGFDGPDSMGFGPLVPTESERSLMERVRQELKHELKQGYKEKIVDIREEILRKRRAGKLPGDTTSVLKAWWQSHSKWPYPTEEDKARLVQETGLQLKQINNWFINQRKRNWHSNPSTSSSQKSKRKSAGETKQ; encoded by the exons ATGGAGTTTCAGGACCACTTTTCTCAAGAAATGGTTCTTCAtcaacaacagcagcagcagcagcagcagcagcaacaaaaCGCGGTATTGCGTTCCATGTTACCTGAATCTCCTCATCACGACGCTCGAAAATCACCTCCGACTTGGCTAAATACTTCTCTCCTTCGTCAACAACACAGTCAGTTTGGTAACGCATCCTCACCTTCCTCAGCTGCAGCTGCAGCTGCCGTAGCCGGAGGGAATAATTTCCTTCATCTCCAGACATCTAACTCCGACTCGTCAAACTCTAACCAGTGGCTCTCACCTACTGCGGCGGCTGGAGGTGGAGGTAACGCCGGTGGAGGTGGGCATAATGATGAGTTATCAGAGTCGATGAATTTTGCGAAGAAGATGAGTCAACAGCATAGTGGAGGAGGAgaagaaaacaataataataataataataataataatgaagagGAGAACTCATGGGAGAGAGAGAAATGTAAAGCGGATATATTGAATCATCCTTTATACGATCAGCTACTGTCGGCACACGTTTCATGCCTGAGAATTGCGACGCCGGTGGATCAATTACCGAGGATTGACGCTCAGCTAGCTCAATCGCAAAACGTGGTAGCCAAATACTCTGTACTTGGACAAGGTCAACCGCCTCTAGATGATAAAGACCTCGATCAATTTATG ACACATTATGTTCTGTTGCTCTCTTCCTTTAAAGAACAACTGCAACAACATGTCCGCGTCCATGCAATGGAAGCTGTCATGGCTTGCTGGGAGCTCGAACAATCTCTACAAAGCTTAACAG GGGTAGCACCAGGTGAAGGTACAGGAGCAACCATgtctgatgatgatgatgaccaGGCTGATAGTGACACAAACTTTTTGGATGGAGGTTTTGATGGACCAGATAGCATGGGATTTGGTCCTCTTGTACCTACCGAAAGTGAAAGATCCCTGATGGAGCGTGTTAGGCAAGAACTCAAGCATGAACTCAAACAG GGTTACAAGGAAAAAATTGTTGACATTAGAGAGGAAATTTTACGCAAAAGAAGAGCAGGAAAACTGCCTGGTGATACTACATCTGTGTTGAAAGCTTGGTGGCAATCACATTCTAAGTGGCCTTATCCAACT GAGGAAGACAAAGCACGATTAGTGCAAGAAACAGGTTTGCAACTGAAGCAGATAAACAATTGGTTTATTAACCAAAGGAAAAGGAACTGGCACAGCAATCCATCAACATCTTCTTCTCAGAAAAGCAAACGCAAGAG